A genome region from Bacteroides stercoris ATCC 43183 includes the following:
- a CDS encoding S26 family signal peptidase produces MRKATRAQWVKFGIVTLLYLMFLVWVKSWWGLIVLPFIFDIYISKKIPWSFWKKSKNPAVRGIMSWVDAIVFALVAVYFVNIYIFQNYQIPSSSLEKSLLVGDFLYVSKMSYGPRVPNTPLSMPLAQHTLPIFNTKSYIEWPQWEYKRVPGFGKVKLNDIVVFNFPAGDTVALNRQQEDFYSLAYREGQRVYPNKINMDSLTRDQQRTVYDLYYNAGRNLIRTNPQMYGDIVVRPVDRRENYVKRCVGLPGDTLQIKDTQVYIDGKAIENPEEMQLNYFVQTTGPYIPEEMFRELGISNDDQILMTDDFNYEEGLMQMGLDRRDAQGRLTPVYHLPLTQKMYDTLAGNKKLVSRIVMEPENLSGQMYPQNLYTKWTRDNYGPVWIPEKGATITLNKDNLPIYERCIVAYEGNTLEQKPDGIYINGQKTDTYTFKLDYYWMMGDNRHNSLDSRYWGFVPEDHVVGKPIVVWLSLDKDRGWFDGKIRWNRIFKWVH; encoded by the coding sequence ATGAGAAAAGCAACACGTGCCCAATGGGTCAAATTCGGCATAGTTACCCTGCTCTACCTGATGTTCCTTGTCTGGGTGAAAAGTTGGTGGGGACTGATTGTACTTCCTTTCATATTTGACATCTACATCAGCAAGAAAATACCTTGGAGTTTCTGGAAAAAATCCAAGAATCCGGCTGTGCGTGGCATTATGAGTTGGGTAGACGCCATTGTATTCGCTTTGGTGGCTGTTTATTTTGTGAATATCTACATATTCCAGAACTATCAGATACCTTCGTCTTCACTGGAAAAATCATTGCTGGTGGGTGACTTTCTGTATGTAAGTAAAATGAGCTACGGTCCGCGTGTACCGAACACACCGCTTTCCATGCCGTTGGCACAACACACTTTGCCGATATTCAACACCAAATCGTACATTGAATGGCCGCAATGGGAATACAAACGCGTACCGGGTTTCGGAAAAGTGAAGCTGAATGACATTGTCGTGTTCAACTTTCCTGCGGGTGATACGGTAGCGCTTAACAGACAGCAAGAAGATTTTTACAGCCTGGCTTACAGGGAAGGACAGCGCGTATATCCCAATAAAATCAATATGGACAGTCTGACGCGCGACCAGCAGCGTACCGTCTACGACCTTTATTACAATGCCGGCCGTAATCTGATCCGTACCAATCCGCAAATGTACGGTGATATTGTGGTACGTCCGGTCGACCGCCGCGAGAACTATGTAAAACGCTGCGTCGGCCTGCCGGGAGATACCCTGCAAATCAAAGATACACAAGTGTACATCGACGGAAAAGCCATCGAGAATCCGGAAGAGATGCAGCTCAACTATTTCGTACAGACCACCGGCCCGTACATACCGGAAGAGATGTTTCGCGAATTGGGCATCAGTAACGACGACCAGATACTGATGACCGATGACTTCAATTATGAAGAAGGACTTATGCAGATGGGATTGGACCGCCGCGATGCTCAAGGCAGACTGACTCCGGTGTACCACCTGCCCCTCACCCAGAAAATGTACGATACGCTCGCCGGCAATAAAAAACTGGTCAGCCGCATCGTCATGGAACCGGAAAACCTTTCAGGACAAATGTATCCGCAAAACCTCTATACAAAGTGGACACGGGATAATTACGGTCCAGTCTGGATACCGGAAAAAGGTGCGACCATTACCCTGAACAAAGATAACCTGCCCATTTACGAACGTTGCATCGTAGCTTATGAAGGCAATACACTGGAACAAAAACCGGACGGTATCTACATCAACGGACAAAAAACAGACACCTACACCTTCAAGCTGGACTACTATTGGATGATGGGCGACAACCGCCATAATTCCCTTGACTCCCGCTACTGGGGCTTCGTACCGGAAGACCACGTAGTAGGTAAGCCTATCGTTGTCTGGCTCTCATTAGATAAAGACCGTGGTTGGTTTGATGGAAAAATCCGTTGGAACCGCATCTTCAAGTGGGTACATTAA